The sequence CAGGGCGACGACGATGGCGCTGCGCGAGGGTCTGGCCCTGCGCGCCGTCAATGCGGCACCTGACGCCGCACGGGACCGGTTCGCGCTGATGGATCTGGCCCAACGGTTCCTGCCGGCCGGTTTCTACTACAAGACCTTCATGGCGTTCGGCTGGATGCGCTGGGAGCCGATGATCCGCCGCATGGCGGGGCTCGGCAGGCTGGACCCCGCCCATCAACCGCCCGCGCAGAGCCCCGGCCGGCATGTCTCCTGCGACCTTCTGGTGATCGGCGCGGGGCCGGCGGGGCTTGCCGCCGCCCATGCCGGTGCGACGGCAGGTCGCCGGGTATGGCTGGTGGACGAGGCAGGCAAGCCGGGGGGCAGCCTGCGCTGGCGCGGCGGCGAGATCGACGGCGCCCCGTGGGAAGAGTTCGCCAGCCGGACCGCCGCGCGGATCGAGGAGGCCGGCGGCCGCGTGCTGACGGACACGACCCTTTGGGGCGCCTTCGATCACGGCATGTTCGCGGCCTGGGAACGGCGCGACGGCCTGCCCGACCGCCACTGGCGCATCCGCGCGGCCGAGGTGGTTCTGGCCGCTGGCGCCATCGAACGCCCGCTCTGGTTCGCGCGCAACGACCTGCCCGGCGTCATGTCCTCCGAGGCGGCGCTTCATTACCTGCACCTCTACGGTGCGGTGGCGGGCAAGCGGATCGTGGTCGGCTGCGCGAACGATGCCCCCTACGCCACCGCCGCGGCGCTTTCGGCAGCAGGCTGCCAGGTGACGCTCGTCGATGCGCGGCCGGAGACACCGCAGGCGCCGGAGGGTGTCCGGCTCATCCGGAACGCAAGGATCGACGCGGCCCGCGGGCTGCGCGAGGTCGGCGCGGCAAGCGTCGAGGGCGAGCACATCGACTGCGACACGATCCTGGTATCCGGCGGGTTCACGCCCTCGGTCCATCTTCATTGCCAGGCGGGGGGCAAGCTGGACTTCGACAGCGCCATCGACGCCCTGATCCCCCGCTCCGCGACCTCCGACATTCGCACGGTGGGTGCCGCGAACGGGGCTTTCGGTCTTGCCGCAGCGCTGCAACAGGGGCACGCGGCCGGGGGCGGCACCGGCACAGCCCCCCGCGCGACCGGCGAGGCCTGGGCCATTTCCCCCGAACGCCCCGACCCCACCGCCCGGGGGCGCATCTGGATCGATCCACAGAACGACGTGACGCTGAAGGACGTGCGCCTGGCCGCCCGCGAAGGCTTTCGTTCGGTCGAACACCTGAAACGCTACACGACACTGGGCATGGCGACCGACCAGGGCCGCAGCGCCAACTTCGCGGGTCTCGCCGCGATGGCCGCGCTGACCGGCAGAACCATTCCCGAGACGGGAACGACGACCTACAGGCCACCGTTCGCACCGGTTCCCCTTTCGGTTATCGCGGGTCTGCGCCGCGGCGACACCTTCGACCCGCCGAAGCGGCTGGCGCTGGAGCCCCGGCACAGTGCGTCCGGCGCGCGACTGCGGGAATACGGTGGCTGGCTGCGCCCTGCCCATTACGGCGAGGTGGAAGCGCGGGCCGCACAGGCCGAAGCGCTTGCGGCACGACAATCCGCGGCGATTTTCGATGCCTCGCCGCTCGGAAAGATCGAGGTGCAGGGCCCCGGGGCGGCGGATCTTCTGGATTTCTGCGGCTACGTCGCCATGTCGACGCTTGAACCGGGGCGCGCCCGCTACGGTTTCATGCTGGCGGAAAACGGCATCGTGCACGACGACGGCGTGGTGCTGCGGCTGGCGCAAGACCGCTTCATCGTCTCGGCGTCCTCTTCTCACGTGGGCTCCGTCCGCCTGATGCTGGAAGAGGCCCGCCAGGACAGGTTCGATCCCGACCGGGTCTTCCTGCATGACGTGACCGCGCAGTGGGTGACCCTTACGGTGTCGGGGCCAGCGGCGCGGGCGCTGATCGAGGGATCCGGGTTGCCCCTGCCCGACCTGCCACCGATGGGCGTGGCGCAGGTCAAATGGAAGGACGCGCCCCTGCGGGTCGCACGGGTGAGCTTCACCGGCGACGCCTCCTGGGAGTTGTCGGTGCCAGCCCGGCACGGTCCTGCGCTGCACGCGGCGCTGGACGCCGCGCGCGCCGCGCAGGATGCGCGCTGGATCGGGATGGAAGCCGTGATGATCCTGCGGGCCGAGAAGGGCTTCATCCTTGTCGGCAAGGATACGGACGGGGTGACCATGCCACAGGATCTTGGCTGGGGTGGTCCGCGCAACAGGCGGCAGGACCAATACGTCGGGGGGCGATCTCTGTTCACACCGGAAGCGGCCCGCACCGACCGGCGGCAACTTGTCGGACTGGAGGTCGAGGGCGACCCGCTGGCCACCGGTGCACACGTTCTGGCCCCGGGGGAGCGGCGACGGTCCGCCGGTTTCGTCACCTCAAGCTACCACAGCCCGTTCCTGCAGCGCCCCATCGCCCTGGCGATGATCGAGGGGGGGCGACACCTGATGGGGCAGGACGTCACGGTGTTCCACCTTGGCGAAACCCGGCGCGCGCGGGTCGCCCCGCCCTGCGCCCTGGACCCGAAGGGAGAGCGCCTTAATGGATGAGCGGGACTGGACAACCGCAACCCCCGTTCCGGGGGACGAGATGTCGGAAACGGGGCTGCGCATCCGGTGCTTGCCCGCGGCGGGCGCCACGCTCGTCTCGGGCGATCTGGCCGCAGCGATCACCGCCCTGTCGCCGGGCGCGCCCATACTGGGGTTTCTGGAACAGGCACCGGGGCGGCCCTTCGCCCTGCGGGTCGCGCGGGACCGTGCGCTGCTGTGTACTGACGCCCCCCTCGGCGTCGAGGGCTGGCAGGACGGCTTCGCGGCCTCCGCCGCCGACGATCTTTATGTCGAAATTGCCGTCGACGGGCCGCGGGCGCCCGACCTGCTGTCAGCCTGCACGGGCACCGAAGGCACCTCTCCATCCGCCGCGATTCTCCTGGCCGGGATCGGCGTGCTGGTCAGTGGCGCACCGGATGGGTTCAGCCTGCGGGTTCAGGCCCCCGAGGCCGCGGCGCTCTGGTCGTACCTGGGCCGGCTGGCGCAGGTGATCTGATCTCAGAGGAACGGCAGCGGCGCAAGGCGCACGGGCCGGGATCCCTCGGGCAGCGCGACGGTCAGGCCGGTGTCGTCATCCCCTATGCCGACCTCCACGAGGCCAAGCCCGATCGAGGCGTCCAGCCTGCCGGACCACGCGATGTCCGTCGCGATGCCCACATCGGTCGCGCCACGCCGCAAGGCCACCGGCGCCTCGAGCCCGGTCACCGGACTGCCCTCGACAAAGAAGCCGACACGCCGACGCGCGATCCCGGCATCCGCGATCCGGCGCAACGCCGAACGACCGATGAAGTCGTGGCTGTCGAGCGACACCATCTTGCCCATTCCCATTTCGAAGGGGTTGGCCGGGACAACTTGCCGCCGCATGTCGGCACCGTACGAGATCAGCCCGCTTTCGATCCGCTCGCTATCGTTGGGCGCGCCGGGGCCAATGTTCCACGGCTCGCCCGCTTTGCGAACCCGCTGCCAAAGCGCGTTGCCCTTGGCGCCGTCCATCAGGTAGAGTTCGAAGCCGCCCTGCTTGGACCAGCCGGAACGGGCCAGCACCAGCGGAATGTCATCGAGCGCGGTCTCGACGAAGGCGAAGGGCCGCATGTCGCGCACGTGGTCCCCGAACAGCGCCGCGGCCACGTCCATCGCCTTCGGCCCCTGTATCGCCATCGGCGAAACGTCGGGTTCACGTACCGATACATCGAAACCGCGCTCCGCCCCGATGGCGGCGGCCCAAAGGTGCAGATCGCTGTCGGCGACCGAAAGCCACACGCGGTCTTTGCCAAGTTTCAGCAGAACAGGGTCATTGATGACCATGCCTTCGTGGTCGCACACTGGCACGTAGCGGCCCTGCCCCACGGTCAGCGACGACAGGTCGCGCGGGGTCAGAAGCTGCGCCAGCGCCACCGCGTCAGGGCCCGCCAGTTCGACCTGCCGCTGCGCGGCCACATCCCACTGTGCGACACCGTTCAGCAACCTGTCGTATTCGCCTTCGGGGTCGCCGAAGTGCCCCGGAATGTACATGTGATTGTAGACGGAGAAGGACCGGACCCCATCGGCCACGGTCGCATCGAAATAGGCGGACTTGCGAACATTCGCGCCAATGTGGATCTGGAATGTCACGCGGTCCTCCGTCGGAATCGGGGGCGCCGCACAGCGCCGCCCCCGTCATGGTCATGCCTTCAGGTGGATATCATGCAGGTCCAGCTGATAGAAGGGATGCACATCGACATTCGCGAACTTGCCGTTCGAATGGTTGAAGACGGACCGCCAGTAAGCCTGGATCAGCACGCCCTCGTCCTGAAGGATCTTCTCCATCTTCGCCATGATCTCGCGGCGGGCATCCGCATCGGCAATGGCCAGGCCCTGTTCCAGCAGGCTGTCGAATTCGGCGTTGGAGAACGCGCTCTCGTTCCAGGCCGCGCCCGACTTGTACGCCAGCGCCATGATCTGGATCCCCAGCGGCCGGGGCCCCCATTCGGTGGCCGAGAAGGGATACTTCGTCCAGTCGTTCCAGAATGTCGCGCCCGGCAGGACGGTCCGCTTGATGTTGATGCCCGCATCCCGAAGCTGTGACGCCACGGAGTCGCAGGTGTTCTTCTGCCACTCGGTATCGACGGAGATCAGCTCGAGCTCGGTATCCGCGTGGCCGGCGGCGGCGATCATCTCGGCCCCCTTCGCGGGGTCGAATGCCATCGGCGGCAGCTCGGCATATTCGGGATGGACCGGGCAGACATGGTGGTTCTCACCGATCAGACCCAGGCCGCCGATCCCCAGTTCGAGCACGACCGCGTTGTCGACGGCAAGCTGTATGCCCTTGCGCACATCCTTGTTGTCGAATGGTGCCGCAAGCTCGTTGAAACGCACCGCGAGGGTGTTCGCGGTCACCACGTCGCTCGATTCCCACCCGATGGAATCAAAGACCTCGACGTAGTCGCCGTCGGTGCGATAGGTCAGGTCGATCTCGTCGCTTTCCGCGGACGCCACGAGCGCGGATTGATCCGTGCCGAGGTCGAGGAACTCGATCCGGTCCAGCCAGCCGCCTTCGCGCCAGTAATCGTGATCGGGGTTGCGCACCAGCACGCCCTTCACCCCGACTTCGTAGCTTTCCGGCAGGTAGGCGCCGGTACCGATCGGTTCCGCGACGGGGTCGGCGCCATTGTAGCTGTGGTGCACGACAGCCGCGGGATAGTCCGACAGGGCGGCCATGATGCTGATGTCCGGTGCGCTCAGGTTCAGGCGGACGGTGTGGTCGTCCACGATTTCCACCGCGCCGTCGCGCAGCGTCTTGCTGTCCGGATCCTGAAGGCCCTCGACCCGGGACGCCATGGAATTGCCTTCGACGTTGCCATCGGCCCAGCGTTCGAAGTTGTGCAGCACATCGGTCGCACCGAAGTCGTCGCCGTTGTTCCACTTGACGCCCTGACGCAGGTTCAGGGTGTACTGCGTGGCGTCGTCATTGGCTTCCCAGCTTTCCACGAGGCTGCCGGTGACGCTGCCGTCGCGGTTGAACAGCGTGAGATAATCGAGCCACCCGCGGCAGAAATTGGCGTATTCGGTCCAGTCCCACAGACGGGGATCCTTCATCGCCTTGGTTTCCATGTTGACGCGCAGCGTTCCGCCCTTCTGCGCTTCGGCGCGCGCCTGGGTCGGCATCGCCACCCCGATCAGCCCATATGCCGCCGAGGCCGAGACGCCCAGCATGGTGGCCCTGCTGAGAAACTCGCGCCGGTCCATGAGACCCGCGCGGTATTCCTCCGCGTAGAGCCGCGCGGCACGGTGGATCTTGCGGTGTTCCATCTTCTTCTCCCGTTGAATGTTTTCTTGATTCGTGGACACTAGTGTCTAGGAAAGAGGATCGTCCCGCTTTTCCCTTGCGTCAATGAATTTGACGAACCGGGGACGTGCGCACCTTTGGCAGACGCGCATCACGTGGAAAGCGGACAAGGCACGCTGAATAAGGATGGCAAGAACTGCGCGGTTTGCAGTTTTCTTGATACATCCGATTCCACGGAACGCGGGCACGGCCTCGGGAAGTGGAGGAAAGTGTGGTGCCCCAAGACGGACTTGAACCGCCGACCTACTATTTACGAATTGTTTTGCGGTTTTGGTGGACCGTGTTGCACGCGGGCGCACTGTACCTGCTCGTTCCTTACAACACTCTGGTACGAAACGCAATTTTTGAGGCGTGATCTTGCACGGCGTCGCACCCGCCCGTTACCGTTTGTACCCCGCTCCCCTACTAATCCCCTACAGAATTCGGTTTGCCCTACTAATCCGACAAAAGTCCGTGCTGGGGTGGCTCATAGGCCCTTCGCTCTAGGCAACCCCCACACCCCGCCCCAAGCACGGCGATAGCGAGGTTAGGCGGGGGTGGCCCTCGCGTGACGAAGCCTCTCTACAGCAAATGAGCTCCGTACAACGCCGCGAACGCAACTTGTTGGGGTTGAGCAAGGAACTTCAACCTCATACTCTCAACCAGACATGGTGTTTGCGTCTTGTTTGCATCGAAAATTGACTACGAAGGAATAGTTTAATGGAACTCATGAGCCAGCCTTTCAGTGGACAGCTGGGAAACCGGCTGATTGAATTGCTGGAATCAGAAGACTACCATACCCTTAATTTCGCAGTTGCTTTTGCGAAGAACAGCGGCGTTCTTAGAGTAAAAGATTCTCTTGAAGGTTTCAGAAAGCGAGGCGGAAAAGTAAATGCGTTTGTTGGAGTCGATCTCGGCGGGACATCGTACGAGGCTCTTCAAGTTTTGCTACTACACACTGACACATTGAATGTGGTCCATGCTGAAAAATCCCAAACTTTCCATCCAAAGATCTACCAGTTTCTAGGAGAGCGGAAAGGATTCGCTATTGTAGGCTCACACAATATGACTGGCGGCGGCCTATGGACGAACTTCGAGAGCTCAGTTTTAGTCTCTATTGACGAACCGAGCACCGACAAAACGAACATCTCAAAGGAGCTAGACGAATATTTCGGCAAGCTAAAATCTCTCAATGATTCGTTCATGTTGATAAGCAAGAAAGACGACATCGAAGAGCTGCTTCAACATGGTTATGTGGTTAAGGAAGTCGCGGAACGAATCCACCGGGCGAAAAACAACAAAAATAATGAAACTCATAAGTCTCTTTTCGGGAAGGGTGTTTCAGTAAAGCTACCTAGCATCGCGGGCACCCAAAAAGAGAGTGCAGCACCCATAGCGGCCCCGCCAAAATCCATCTCTGTTTTACCGAGTGACGAAGGTCCGACTATTTGGTTTGAGACCAGGAAAATGACTGGGGGATCGCGAAATATCCTGGATTTATCAATGAAGTCGTTAGTTGAGCGCGGGGACCCTCGTGGCACCGCTTTCGATCTTGGCGACCCAAAATTCATGCGTGGAGCAGTCGAGTTTTTCGGGCTGGACCCTGATGCTACCGACAAGAGCAAAGATATAACCATAAACTTCGATGGAGTTGATTATACAGGCAACACGATACTTTTTCCCAGCGGACAGCATGCGAACGGGACGTGGCGGCTCCAGATCAAGGGAACCAGTCCTTCTGAAGTGGGGATCACTGAAGCATTTAGGAAAAATGATGCGGGGCACTATTTGGTTAAAAAGGTAATCACCTTTACCAAAATACAAGATGATTATTACTTCATGTCTGTTTTTCCGGATTCTCAGATTGAAAGTTTTAAGGCGGCATCAAGTATCTTGGCTCGCAACGGATCTTCTGGGCAGGCTAGGCTGCTTGGAATTCTTTAAAATCGGGCTATCCATTCTTGGTGTTTCCCTTTTCGTATCCCGCTAATACCGCCTTTTGCCCCACCGAAATTAAGCAATTCGGCTTTGGAATTTAGGGGTACTCCCTCAGATACGAATAACGGCGCCTGATTCACAGCCCGGAAGCGATCTATAAAAGACCTCACATCGAAGCCAAACGCATAACCCGTTGTACTTTTATATGGTGGATCGACATACACAACAGCATCGTTCGGCAAGGGGTCACTGAGTGTCGTCATAATATCCGTCTTGAAACAGGTCACGCCTTTCATTCCATTCACTAGGGCGGTGACCCGACGACGCAATTCGATCGGAGACGGCTGCATCGGATTTGCTGGGCTGCGGCGTACACTAGTTGCAGTTGGTTCCCAGTAGTCCCGGAAGCAGGCATTCGCCCAGCTTTTCCCTTTTCGCCAAATTTGTTTTCCACCAAAAGAACAGGCTTGTAGTATAGGATATAGTTCCGCTTCATATTCAAATAGTGGAAGCGTGGCTAGGCTCGACATGTGAATTTTGAGATCGCGTTTATCGGCCGGCAACTCGGACAAAAATTTATCAAAAGCGTCCATGTTGAACTTACCTGAGCCTATGGCGGACCAGAACGCCCCCCATGAGCTAATGTCGAGCATACAAATACGCGAGGGGTCCACTCCCCTGTTGACTAACTCGATTGAAATTGCTCCAGACCCGCAACACAGATCATAGAATTGAGAGTATGGCCCTGGAGCAGCCTCGATAAGAAGATCGGCGATCTGAGCCGCCACACGCTGCTTGCCGCCCTGAAATGCGCAGGGTACGCGCATTAGGTCGCTCACGACGATTTCCTACGGATCAAAATTCGAGCATAGGAGCGCTTGCCGTTGATTATGCCAACACCTCCTCTGTCCTCGGGGTGCGGTCGGTACTTCACTTTTTCCAAGGTTTCAGGGGGCACGTTGGTACGTGCGTTGCCATTGGCAAGCATAACGATTTCAAATTGGTCTGGACTGTATTTGTCTAAGAACGTAATTGGCACGCCCATTAACCCATTATAATCGATCGGAATATTTTGTGTACGGCCAACTTCGATTGCATCGTAATTTTCGTAAGCTGGATAATCCTCCGGTGTGTAGCGGCACGTCAAGGATATTGGTTCATGCCGCCTTTTAGTGTCCAAGTTGGTGAACCAGCGCACACCTTTGACTCGGATGAAGCGCCGTCCTTTTTCGTCCAAACCACAATTGGCAGCGTTTAGCGGATAGTCATCTGGAACATAAAATTTGCGATCCCCAGAGCGGATGGTTTCTCCGTACCAGACCTTATTGTCACGAAAGAGCGGAAAGACCTCCTTGTACGTTGCGGCATTCATATTTCCGAGAATGATATATCGTTTCTCGTGACGTTTCAGTTGAGTGATATACTCTCGGAAAAGACTGAACGGTGGATTCGTTGCAATTATTTCAGCTTCCCTAAGCAACGCTTCGCACTCGTCTGAGCGGAAATCTCCATCGCCCTTTAGACGCTCAAGGGAGTTTCCTTGCATGGAAAACAAGGTCTCTAAATCCAGCGACCCATCTGGTCTCAGCAACGGGTCATTAGGTACTTTGGTTACAACTGCTTTGTAAGCTCCGGTCATTTGCTCCAGCGGATATTCGCGCCCAGCAAATGTGGAGCCACTGAAGCACGTTGATACGAGCTTGGAAATGCCTAGTTTTTCGAAATTGAGCGCAAAGAACCGAAAGAAGGCTGACTCGAATGGATCGTCACAATTACAAAGTATGCTTTTATCTTTGAGCTGCTCGCGATGCTTTACCATCTCTCTAGCTACGTCGTCGTACTGTGTATAGAATTCATCTTTCTTGACAATGAACGCGCGATTGAGTGTCACATTACCAGATTTCATCTTTGATTTTTGGCGCTCGGTTTTGATTTCGAATGGCATAGCACCCTCACGAACCACCGCTTTTAAAAAGGTATTGATTGCGGCGGACATGCTTATGCCAATCTCGTCGAAGACCTCGCCGGCAAGCCGCTTAACATCTGGGTCGATACGAATTGTGGTTGTAGGCTTTGTCGTCATATCTGCCCCTGTTCTCGTTGCGAGCTATATGCCACGAACCATTGTGAAGTACAATGTAGCACATCGAGAGATTGGCAATTCTCCACACTGGGAGCCAAGGAGCCACCTCCGGTCGACCATAGGATACGTCAAGGCAAAAACCGGCGTTTCAACCGGTTAAGGCGTCTTGGAAGCTGGGCGTTAACGGCCATCCACACACAAAGGTTTAGGACAGACTTTCACTCTGTCGCACACCTCCTCCCTCTCTTTCATAACGTGATGAAAAGTCGAGCTTTTTCTCGAAGCGTGCCTATAATGGAGCGTGGCCAGAAGGAGGTCACGATGCCCAGCCTACGTCTTACCCGCCGCGCAATTGACGAAATCCCCTTTGCCCAGAAGGGGCAGGTTCTGTACCGCGACACGATGCTCCCCGGCTTTGGGCTGCGTGTCGGCGCGCAATCCAAGGTGTTCTTTGCCGAGGGGCAGGTGAACCGGCGAACGCGGCGCGTCACCATTGGCCGCGCCGACGTCTTTGCCCCCGAGGTTGCCCGCAAGAAGGCTCTGACGATCTTGGGGGACATGGCTGACGGGCATGACCCAAACGCCGAAAAGCGCCAAGAGGCTGCCGAACAGGTGACGCTGGAACTGGCGCTGAAACGCTTCTTGGAGGTGCGCAGCCTGTCAGCGCATACTGTCAGCCACTACCAACGCACCGAGCGCCTGTACCTCAAGTCGTGGCGTAAGAAGCCGTTGAACGAGATCACCCGCCAGATGGTGCTGAAAAAGCATCAGGACATTGGCAAGAAGCATGGCGAGACCACGGCCAACAACGTGATGCGGCACTTCCGGTCTATCTATAATTTCGTTGCCGCGACCCAAGACGACTTCCCGCCGAACCCGGTGCAAATTCTGACTCAGGCGCGCGCATGGTATAAGGAGCGGCGGCGTCAGACAGTGATTACCGCGTTGGACCTGCCCGCATGGTGGGGAGCCGTGATGGCGGAGCCGGAATACTCCCGCGACTTCCTGCTGACCGCGCTGTTCACCGGTATGCGCCGGGGTGAATTGACCAAGCTTCGCTGGGAGAATGTGGATCTGAACAGCAAGGTGCTGCACCTGCCCACCACGAAGAACGGCGATCCGCTGCACCTCCCGCTATCCGATTTTTTGGCCGACCTGCTGAGCGAGCGCTGGGCACGCAACAACGGCTCGCCTTGGGTGTTTCCGGGACCGGGCAAGAGCGGCCATCTGGTCGAAACCAAGAAGTTCCTGCTGCGCGTGTCGGCCGGGTCCGGCGTCAGCTTCACCCTGCACGACCTGCGGCGGACTTTCATCACCATCGCGGAAAGCCTCGATGTGCCCTACTACGCGCTCAAGCGCCTGCTGAACCACCGCACCAACGGTGACGTGACCGGCGGCTATATCGTGGTGAACGCCGAGCGCCTGCGCGAGCCCGTGGAACTGGTAGCCAAACGCAT is a genomic window of Sulfitobacter alexandrii containing:
- a CDS encoding glycine cleavage T C-terminal barrel domain-containing protein; translation: MTFQIHIGANVRKSAYFDATVADGVRSFSVYNHMYIPGHFGDPEGEYDRLLNGVAQWDVAAQRQVELAGPDAVALAQLLTPRDLSSLTVGQGRYVPVCDHEGMVINDPVLLKLGKDRVWLSVADSDLHLWAAAIGAERGFDVSVREPDVSPMAIQGPKAMDVAAALFGDHVRDMRPFAFVETALDDIPLVLARSGWSKQGGFELYLMDGAKGNALWQRVRKAGEPWNIGPGAPNDSERIESGLISYGADMRRQVVPANPFEMGMGKMVSLDSHDFIGRSALRRIADAGIARRRVGFFVEGSPVTGLEAPVALRRGATDVGIATDIAWSGRLDASIGLGLVEVGIGDDDTGLTVALPEGSRPVRLAPLPFL
- a CDS encoding ABC transporter substrate-binding protein; translation: MEHRKIHRAARLYAEEYRAGLMDRREFLSRATMLGVSASAAYGLIGVAMPTQARAEAQKGGTLRVNMETKAMKDPRLWDWTEYANFCRGWLDYLTLFNRDGSVTGSLVESWEANDDATQYTLNLRQGVKWNNGDDFGATDVLHNFERWADGNVEGNSMASRVEGLQDPDSKTLRDGAVEIVDDHTVRLNLSAPDISIMAALSDYPAAVVHHSYNGADPVAEPIGTGAYLPESYEVGVKGVLVRNPDHDYWREGGWLDRIEFLDLGTDQSALVASAESDEIDLTYRTDGDYVEVFDSIGWESSDVVTANTLAVRFNELAAPFDNKDVRKGIQLAVDNAVVLELGIGGLGLIGENHHVCPVHPEYAELPPMAFDPAKGAEMIAAAGHADTELELISVDTEWQKNTCDSVASQLRDAGINIKRTVLPGATFWNDWTKYPFSATEWGPRPLGIQIMALAYKSGAAWNESAFSNAEFDSLLEQGLAIADADARREIMAKMEKILQDEGVLIQAYWRSVFNHSNGKFANVDVHPFYQLDLHDIHLKA
- a CDS encoding 2Fe-2S iron-sulfur cluster-binding protein, translating into MIGWRHPSLGTVDRTRPLSFSFDGQRLTGFAGDTLASALLAGGPRILGRSFKYHRPRGLWGMGGEEPNAILDVTQDGLTTPNVRATTMALREGLALRAVNAAPDAARDRFALMDLAQRFLPAGFYYKTFMAFGWMRWEPMIRRMAGLGRLDPAHQPPAQSPGRHVSCDLLVIGAGPAGLAAAHAGATAGRRVWLVDEAGKPGGSLRWRGGEIDGAPWEEFASRTAARIEEAGGRVLTDTTLWGAFDHGMFAAWERRDGLPDRHWRIRAAEVVLAAGAIERPLWFARNDLPGVMSSEAALHYLHLYGAVAGKRIVVGCANDAPYATAAALSAAGCQVTLVDARPETPQAPEGVRLIRNARIDAARGLREVGAASVEGEHIDCDTILVSGGFTPSVHLHCQAGGKLDFDSAIDALIPRSATSDIRTVGAANGAFGLAAALQQGHAAGGGTGTAPRATGEAWAISPERPDPTARGRIWIDPQNDVTLKDVRLAAREGFRSVEHLKRYTTLGMATDQGRSANFAGLAAMAALTGRTIPETGTTTYRPPFAPVPLSVIAGLRRGDTFDPPKRLALEPRHSASGARLREYGGWLRPAHYGEVEARAAQAEALAARQSAAIFDASPLGKIEVQGPGAADLLDFCGYVAMSTLEPGRARYGFMLAENGIVHDDGVVLRLAQDRFIVSASSSHVGSVRLMLEEARQDRFDPDRVFLHDVTAQWVTLTVSGPAARALIEGSGLPLPDLPPMGVAQVKWKDAPLRVARVSFTGDASWELSVPARHGPALHAALDAARAAQDARWIGMEAVMILRAEKGFILVGKDTDGVTMPQDLGWGGPRNRRQDQYVGGRSLFTPEAARTDRRQLVGLEVEGDPLATGAHVLAPGERRRSAGFVTSSYHSPFLQRPIALAMIEGGRHLMGQDVTVFHLGETRRARVAPPCALDPKGERLNG
- a CDS encoding type II toxin-antitoxin system RelB/DinJ family antitoxin, whose product is MTTKPTTTIRIDPDVKRLAGEVFDEIGISMSAAINTFLKAVVREGAMPFEIKTERQKSKMKSGNVTLNRAFIVKKDEFYTQYDDVAREMVKHREQLKDKSILCNCDDPFESAFFRFFALNFEKLGISKLVSTCFSGSTFAGREYPLEQMTGAYKAVVTKVPNDPLLRPDGSLDLETLFSMQGNSLERLKGDGDFRSDECEALLREAEIIATNPPFSLFREYITQLKRHEKRYIILGNMNAATYKEVFPLFRDNKVWYGETIRSGDRKFYVPDDYPLNAANCGLDEKGRRFIRVKGVRWFTNLDTKRRHEPISLTCRYTPEDYPAYENYDAIEVGRTQNIPIDYNGLMGVPITFLDKYSPDQFEIVMLANGNARTNVPPETLEKVKYRPHPEDRGGVGIINGKRSYARILIRRKSS
- a CDS encoding tyrosine-type recombinase/integrase, with product MERGQKEVTMPSLRLTRRAIDEIPFAQKGQVLYRDTMLPGFGLRVGAQSKVFFAEGQVNRRTRRVTIGRADVFAPEVARKKALTILGDMADGHDPNAEKRQEAAEQVTLELALKRFLEVRSLSAHTVSHYQRTERLYLKSWRKKPLNEITRQMVLKKHQDIGKKHGETTANNVMRHFRSIYNFVAATQDDFPPNPVQILTQARAWYKERRRQTVITALDLPAWWGAVMAEPEYSRDFLLTALFTGMRRGELTKLRWENVDLNSKVLHLPTTKNGDPLHLPLSDFLADLLSERWARNNGSPWVFPGPGKSGHLVETKKFLLRVSAGSGVSFTLHDLRRTFITIAESLDVPYYALKRLLNHRTNGDVTGGYIVVNAERLREPVELVAKRILELKEPRP
- a CDS encoding phospholipase D family protein: MELMSQPFSGQLGNRLIELLESEDYHTLNFAVAFAKNSGVLRVKDSLEGFRKRGGKVNAFVGVDLGGTSYEALQVLLLHTDTLNVVHAEKSQTFHPKIYQFLGERKGFAIVGSHNMTGGGLWTNFESSVLVSIDEPSTDKTNISKELDEYFGKLKSLNDSFMLISKKDDIEELLQHGYVVKEVAERIHRAKNNKNNETHKSLFGKGVSVKLPSIAGTQKESAAPIAAPPKSISVLPSDEGPTIWFETRKMTGGSRNILDLSMKSLVERGDPRGTAFDLGDPKFMRGAVEFFGLDPDATDKSKDITINFDGVDYTGNTILFPSGQHANGTWRLQIKGTSPSEVGITEAFRKNDAGHYLVKKVITFTKIQDDYYFMSVFPDSQIESFKAASSILARNGSSGQARLLGIL